One genomic region from Cetobacterium sp. 8H encodes:
- a CDS encoding bifunctional UDP-sugar hydrolase/5'-nucleotidase, whose product MKSNNNTYYDFTFIHLNDIHGRVNGENNSINFSKLFTFLETLRKDKNNGKVFLIDSGDTLHGTPFANLSKGESIVELFNYLKFDYATIGNHDFNYGYNHLKTLLSLQNYKTLALNLIDKECENHDIKPFDIVSVNGINICFFGIVTPETYYKTNSKNIKSLDIIDPEEAIKNLLKTLENKDINLYIGITHLGCDKSTKEIYQSTYLAKKFSEINIIFDGHSHTEIKEQYLVNETLISQTGNYNNKIALVQVKLDKEKRSPIFNYKLISKEDINHYKNDPVIEERIEKILNNQNLIMNTVIGQSEYPLIGDRDLVRCQETNFTQLITDSILWKTGCDAVLINGGSVRDSIAAGNITIGDVMKSIPFGNFIVTKKIKGTHLKSALENGLKAYPESLGAMAQTAGMKILFNPNNPPLKRVNNIYIQNTLLSLDSYYNVAMTDFMSLGGEEYFSLIEGEEIEHYPSVENIVIEYIKFFGIRVEESIVSRLIPNSN is encoded by the coding sequence ATGAAATCTAATAATAATACTTACTATGATTTTACATTCATACATCTTAATGATATTCACGGAAGAGTTAATGGAGAAAACAATAGCATTAATTTTTCAAAGCTCTTCACTTTTTTAGAAACTTTACGAAAAGATAAAAATAATGGTAAAGTCTTTTTAATTGATTCTGGCGATACACTACATGGCACTCCTTTTGCAAACTTATCTAAGGGTGAATCCATTGTTGAACTCTTTAACTATCTCAAATTTGACTATGCTACAATTGGAAATCATGACTTTAATTACGGATATAATCATTTAAAAACACTTTTATCTCTCCAAAATTATAAAACTTTAGCTTTAAATTTAATTGATAAAGAATGTGAAAATCATGATATCAAACCTTTTGATATTGTTAGTGTTAATGGAATTAATATTTGTTTCTTTGGCATAGTTACCCCTGAGACCTATTATAAAACAAACTCTAAAAATATAAAAAGCTTGGATATTATTGATCCTGAAGAAGCTATTAAAAATCTTTTAAAAACTCTTGAAAACAAAGATATTAATCTTTATATCGGAATTACACATCTTGGGTGTGATAAAAGTACTAAAGAAATCTATCAAAGCACTTATTTAGCAAAGAAATTTTCTGAGATTAATATAATCTTTGATGGTCATAGTCACACTGAAATTAAAGAACAATACTTGGTTAACGAAACTTTGATTAGCCAAACAGGGAACTATAACAATAAAATAGCTTTAGTTCAAGTTAAACTAGACAAAGAAAAAAGGTCTCCTATTTTTAATTATAAACTAATCAGCAAAGAGGATATCAATCACTACAAAAACGATCCTGTAATAGAAGAACGAATTGAAAAAATATTAAATAATCAAAATTTGATAATGAACACTGTTATTGGGCAAAGTGAATATCCTTTAATTGGAGATAGAGATCTTGTAAGGTGTCAAGAAACCAATTTTACTCAACTCATTACTGATTCTATCTTGTGGAAAACAGGCTGTGATGCAGTCCTTATAAATGGAGGAAGTGTTCGGGACTCTATTGCTGCTGGAAACATTACTATTGGTGATGTCATGAAATCAATTCCTTTTGGAAATTTTATTGTTACTAAAAAAATTAAAGGAACTCATTTAAAGAGTGCTCTTGAAAACGGATTGAAAGCTTATCCTGAATCTCTAGGAGCTATGGCCCAAACTGCAGGAATGAAAATCTTATTTAATCCCAATAATCCTCCGTTGAAAAGAGTTAATAATATTTATATACAAAACACACTCCTTTCTTTAGACTCTTATTATAATGTGGCTATGACTGATTTTATGTCTTTGGGTGGAGAGGAATACTTCTCTCTTATTGAAGGAGAAGAAATTGAACACTATCCCAGTGTTGAAAATATTGTTATTGAATATATTAAATTCTTTGGTATCAGAGTTGAAGAGTCTATTGTATCAAGATTGATCCCAAACTCTAATTAA
- a CDS encoding diguanylate cyclase has product MLLNILDNLTIGIILLDDMFRVKYLNEYIRKLMDREKVENLTGIGKTFGELLQCKNTELEVECGTEKSCKSCDVNIFLKKVLKSDSLDEEELVSITNQMKFKFDGNFEIKGKKIILEKEEYVQLEVYEVTKIKELERDLLEKAKTELKLNTILNTTEDLVFYLDSEGRIQYLNTAYANFIGKPYSEILGKKELDFFPAEMAIKCLSNNEQALTKGDYFEEEKFGDNWFSTFKGRVELENNEVGILAMIRDITKYKEMGFELEEKAYKDSLTGLYNRNFYEDKLRMLYLENIETPCSLMVLDIDNFKSINDTYGHISGDEVLKKLSSILKICIRKDDYLIRMGGDEICILIFSEISAAQDIAERIFKNLEKLRELEQADKVAFTVSIGVVEKKGYESLDNLCERADKALYSAKESGKSKFIIN; this is encoded by the coding sequence TTGTTATTAAACATTTTAGATAATCTTACTATTGGGATTATTCTTTTAGATGATATGTTTAGAGTGAAATATTTAAATGAATACATAAGAAAACTTATGGATAGAGAAAAAGTAGAGAATTTAACTGGAATAGGGAAAACATTTGGAGAGCTTCTTCAATGTAAAAATACAGAATTAGAAGTAGAATGTGGAACTGAAAAGAGTTGTAAAAGTTGTGACGTGAATATATTCTTAAAAAAAGTTTTAAAAAGTGATAGTTTAGATGAAGAAGAATTAGTATCAATTACTAATCAAATGAAATTTAAATTCGATGGAAACTTTGAGATTAAAGGGAAGAAAATAATTTTAGAAAAAGAAGAATATGTACAATTAGAAGTATATGAGGTTACAAAAATCAAAGAGCTGGAGAGAGATTTACTAGAAAAAGCAAAAACTGAATTAAAATTAAATACAATTTTAAATACAACAGAAGATTTAGTGTTTTACCTGGACTCAGAGGGTAGAATTCAATATTTGAATACAGCTTATGCAAACTTCATAGGAAAACCATATTCAGAAATATTAGGAAAAAAAGAGCTAGACTTTTTTCCGGCAGAAATGGCAATAAAATGCTTAAGTAATAATGAACAAGCCTTAACAAAAGGTGACTATTTTGAAGAAGAGAAGTTTGGTGATAACTGGTTTTCTACATTCAAGGGAAGAGTTGAATTGGAAAATAATGAAGTTGGAATACTAGCTATGATAAGAGATATTACAAAATATAAAGAGATGGGTTTTGAGCTTGAAGAAAAGGCATATAAGGATAGCTTAACAGGACTTTATAACAGGAATTTTTATGAGGATAAATTAAGAATGTTATATTTAGAAAACATAGAAACTCCTTGTAGTTTAATGGTTTTAGATATAGATAATTTTAAAAGTATAAACGATACCTATGGACATATTTCAGGGGATGAGGTACTAAAAAAACTCTCTTCAATTTTAAAAATATGTATTAGAAAAGATGACTATTTGATAAGAATGGGTGGAGATGAAATATGTATTCTTATTTTTTCAGAAATTAGTGCAGCTCAGGATATAGCTGAAAGAATTTTTAAAAATTTAGAAAAATTACGAGAATTAGAGCAAGCAGATAAGGTTGCTTTTACAGTTAGTATAGGAGTTGTTGAAAAAAAAGGCTATGAGTCTTTAGATAATCTATGTGAAAGAGCGGATAAAGCACTTTATTCAGCAAAGGAATCAGGAAAATCAAAATTTATTATAAATTAA
- a CDS encoding thioredoxin family protein produces the protein MDIKTLYSAGMNFEAFMGTGIKSERDRIPKNYSRIVMTQEQIDKVRNIGKKINFLVSGEPWCMDFQLNVTVLKKFCELNANFDMAIITKARGEKFLKPILGVEEFKVPFIVPLSQEFEICGEAFIERPKEVKKYIYEDVKMDYLKGEYLKCTVEDLIEMISE, from the coding sequence TTGGATATAAAAACTCTTTATTCAGCAGGAATGAACTTTGAAGCTTTCATGGGAACAGGAATTAAAAGTGAAAGAGACAGAATTCCTAAAAATTACTCTAGAATTGTTATGACACAAGAACAAATTGATAAAGTTAGAAATATAGGAAAAAAGATAAATTTTTTAGTTTCTGGAGAACCATGGTGCATGGATTTTCAATTAAATGTAACAGTATTAAAAAAATTCTGTGAGTTAAATGCAAATTTTGACATGGCAATAATAACAAAGGCTAGAGGTGAAAAGTTTTTAAAGCCGATATTGGGTGTAGAAGAGTTTAAAGTACCTTTTATAGTACCACTATCACAAGAATTTGAAATATGTGGAGAAGCTTTCATAGAAAGACCAAAGGAAGTTAAAAAATATATTTATGAAGATGTGAAAATGGATTATTTAAAAGGTGAATATTTAAAGTGTACAGTTGAAGATCTGATTGAGATGATTTCAGAGTAA
- a CDS encoding YoaK family protein — MEKINDNLFLWISSLSLLGGGMNAFAILQFALTASHITGSITRISTDLIYNDMAHFEIMLGLVCSFFFGAIISGIIVGSGRDFELRKRYGDTFIFIGVLLKLIDHYIYGKLMFVYILAFALGVQNGLFIRYKGMVIRTTHMTGTVTDLGVVIGHYLKGNREITWKIKYYAMNILSFITGGLTVALGFKHLGREILDYMSIAYIVSGIYYFLLRYKYYKMKR; from the coding sequence ATGGAAAAAATAAATGACAATCTATTTTTATGGATAAGTTCATTGTCGCTTTTAGGTGGCGGAATGAATGCTTTTGCAATTTTACAGTTTGCGTTAACCGCAAGCCATATAACAGGTAGTATAACAAGGATTTCAACTGATTTAATATATAATGACATGGCTCATTTCGAGATAATGCTAGGACTAGTATGTTCGTTTTTTTTTGGGGCTATAATTTCAGGAATAATTGTAGGTTCAGGAAGAGATTTTGAACTTAGAAAGAGGTATGGAGATACTTTTATTTTTATAGGAGTTTTACTAAAGCTTATAGATCATTATATCTATGGGAAATTAATGTTTGTTTATATATTAGCATTTGCTTTAGGAGTACAAAATGGATTGTTTATACGGTATAAAGGAATGGTTATAAGAACTACTCATATGACTGGAACAGTAACAGATTTGGGAGTTGTTATAGGTCACTATTTAAAAGGGAACAGAGAGATTACTTGGAAAATAAAGTATTATGCTATGAATATTTTATCCTTTATAACAGGGGGGTTAACCGTAGCTTTAGGATTCAAACATTTAGGTAGAGAAATACTCGATTATATGTCAATAGCGTATATAGTAAGTGGAATATATTATTTTTTATTGAGATATAAATATTATAAAATGAAAAGGTAG
- a CDS encoding YhcH/YjgK/YiaL family protein, with protein sequence MIFGKIDELKFYKGVSKGLDKAIETIENGSYKTGVIGRNEIDGDNVFFNLQECKTKVLDECFFEGHKNYIDIHVVIDGEEGIGYSLRDSLKEKTEYNSESDFQVLEGVEEHRFQMDKENFIIFFPDEPHMPLIASNEEPQDLRKVVFKIKY encoded by the coding sequence ATGATCTTTGGAAAAATTGATGAATTAAAGTTTTATAAAGGAGTTTCAAAAGGCTTAGATAAGGCTATTGAAACTATAGAAAATGGAAGCTATAAAACTGGAGTAATAGGTAGAAATGAAATTGATGGAGACAATGTTTTTTTCAATCTTCAAGAGTGTAAAACAAAAGTATTAGATGAATGTTTTTTTGAAGGACATAAAAATTATATTGATATTCATGTAGTTATTGATGGGGAAGAAGGAATAGGATACTCGTTAAGAGATTCTTTGAAAGAAAAAACAGAATATAATAGTGAGAGCGATTTTCAAGTTCTTGAAGGGGTAGAGGAGCATAGATTCCAAATGGATAAAGAAAACTTTATAATATTTTTCCCAGATGAACCTCATATGCCTTTAATAGCTTCTAATGAGGAGCCACAAGATTTAAGAAAGGTAGTATTTAAAATAAAATACTAA
- the lepA gene encoding translation elongation factor 4 has protein sequence MLQKFKRNFSIIAHIDHGKSTIADRLLQATGTVTERDMKEQLLDSMELEREKGITIKAQAVTLKYKANDGNDYELNLIDTPGHVDFIYEVSRSLSACEGALLVVDAAQGVEAQTLANVYLALENNLEIVPVINKIDLPAADVEKVRNEIEDIIGLPADNAVLASAKAGIGIEELLEAIVERVPAPTFDEEAPLKAMIFDSLFDDYRGVITYLKVMDGCIKKGDKIKVWSTGKEFDVLECGIFAPTKKEQPELSSGSVGYIITGIKTIQDTQVGDTITHAKRPCLEPLEGFRPAQSMVFAGLYPLSTDDYEDLRDALEKLQLNDASLSFVPETSLALGFGFRCGFLGLLHMEIIVERLRREYDIDLISTSPSVEYRITVENQETIVIDNPCEFPEGGRAKFAVEEPYIKGSILTPKDYVGNVMELCQEKRGTYVDMKYIDDNRTMVIYELPLAEIVIDFYDKLKSRTKGYASFEYEMIGYRESKLVKVDILVSGNVVDAFSFIAHTDNAASRGRAICEKLKEIIPRQQFEVPIQAALGAKIIARETIKAYRKNVLAKCYGGDVSRKKKLLEKQKEGKKRMKQIGNVEIPQEAFVSVLKLND, from the coding sequence GTGTTACAAAAATTTAAAAGAAACTTTTCAATTATAGCACATATAGATCATGGTAAATCTACAATTGCTGATAGATTACTACAAGCAACTGGAACTGTTACTGAAAGAGATATGAAAGAGCAACTTCTTGATTCTATGGAACTTGAAAGAGAAAAAGGAATTACAATCAAAGCTCAAGCTGTTACACTAAAATACAAGGCAAATGATGGAAACGATTATGAGTTAAATCTAATTGATACTCCAGGACACGTTGACTTTATATACGAGGTTTCTCGTTCGCTGTCAGCTTGTGAAGGAGCTCTTCTTGTTGTTGATGCTGCACAAGGTGTTGAAGCACAAACTCTTGCTAACGTTTACTTAGCTCTTGAAAATAATCTTGAGATAGTACCTGTTATCAATAAAATTGACTTACCTGCAGCTGATGTAGAAAAAGTTAGAAATGAAATAGAAGATATTATTGGATTACCTGCAGACAATGCAGTTCTTGCTTCAGCTAAAGCTGGAATAGGAATTGAAGAACTTCTAGAAGCTATCGTTGAAAGAGTTCCGGCTCCTACATTCGATGAAGAAGCTCCTTTAAAAGCTATGATTTTTGACTCATTATTTGATGATTACCGTGGTGTTATAACTTACCTTAAAGTTATGGACGGATGTATTAAAAAGGGAGATAAGATCAAGGTTTGGTCTACTGGAAAAGAATTTGATGTTCTTGAATGTGGAATATTTGCTCCAACTAAAAAAGAGCAACCTGAACTTAGCTCTGGATCAGTTGGATACATTATAACTGGTATTAAAACTATTCAAGATACTCAAGTAGGAGATACTATAACTCATGCTAAGAGACCTTGTCTTGAGCCGTTAGAAGGATTTAGACCTGCACAATCAATGGTGTTTGCTGGATTATATCCTTTATCTACTGATGACTATGAAGATTTAAGAGATGCTCTTGAAAAACTTCAACTAAACGATGCTTCATTATCGTTTGTTCCAGAAACATCACTAGCTCTAGGATTTGGATTTAGATGTGGATTCTTAGGACTGCTTCATATGGAAATCATCGTTGAGAGACTTAGAAGAGAATATGATATCGATCTAATTTCTACTTCTCCATCAGTTGAATATAGAATAACTGTTGAAAATCAAGAGACTATCGTTATAGATAACCCTTGTGAGTTCCCAGAAGGTGGAAGAGCAAAATTTGCTGTTGAAGAACCATACATAAAAGGAAGTATCTTAACTCCTAAAGACTATGTTGGAAACGTTATGGAACTTTGCCAAGAAAAAAGAGGAACATATGTTGATATGAAGTATATAGATGATAACAGAACAATGGTAATCTATGAGTTACCTCTTGCTGAAATTGTTATTGACTTCTATGATAAATTAAAATCTAGAACTAAAGGATATGCTTCTTTTGAATATGAGATGATTGGATATAGAGAATCTAAACTTGTTAAAGTAGATATCTTAGTATCAGGTAACGTTGTTGATGCTTTCTCATTCATAGCTCACACTGACAATGCTGCTTCTAGAGGAAGAGCTATCTGTGAAAAATTAAAAGAGATCATTCCTAGACAACAGTTTGAGGTACCTATCCAAGCTGCTTTAGGAGCTAAAATAATTGCTAGAGAAACTATCAAAGCCTATAGAAAGAACGTTCTTGCTAAATGTTATGGTGGAGACGTTTCAAGAAAGAAGAAACTTCTAGAGAAGCAAAAAGAGGGTAAAAAGAGAATGAAACAGATTGGAAATGTTGAGATTCCTCAAGAAGCCTTTGTATCTGTACTTAAACTTAATGATTAA
- a CDS encoding phosphatidylglycerol lysyltransferase domain-containing protein — translation MNRFKFVLKRIFPDILSILIFLSGTLIIFSNTTKFTMRHIKYIYMILPGDVIVLSHFSSNVIGTFLLILAYAIYRRLDSAYYLSVVSFVLAIFFSFFKGFNYIEALIFSIILLLLIPSKERFYRKSSILKDKLSPTWILLTLSVILLSIFFGLYSFKTVEYKKEVLWHLALNRQYTLFLRNSFVSISIFCVFLAFNFFNTVLSVEKIPSSKVLEDVKKIINLSDNSYSGLAYLSDKSIIFNKSKTSFIMFGNTNSNLISMGDPIGDKKSFQEIIREFYRIGRESGKNIAFYEISKEHLAEYLELGLKIIKIGEEAIVNLSSYDISTPTYKKIRYTFNKFEKLNYTFKVVDSIEGFEDELKLVSNNWLENKKAKEKTFSLGRFDLDYLKNFKLALLFDENNKLIAFSNLMSTHDKNEMAIDLMRYLDSAPSGTMEYLFIKIINWSKENDYKRFSLGMAPLSGIYGGELAPLWNRLSVFLFNHGGNFYNFEGLRQFKDKFAPEWESKYLAYSGHFNLASLLKDIAFLISGGLLGIFSKK, via the coding sequence ATGAATAGATTCAAATTTGTTTTAAAGAGAATTTTTCCGGATATTTTAAGTATTTTAATCTTCTTATCTGGAACACTAATTATTTTTTCTAATACTACTAAGTTTACCATGAGACATATTAAATATATATATATGATACTTCCTGGAGATGTAATAGTTTTATCACACTTTTCTTCGAATGTTATAGGTACCTTTTTATTAATTCTTGCTTATGCTATCTATAGAAGACTTGATAGTGCTTATTATTTATCTGTTGTATCATTTGTCTTGGCAATATTTTTTAGTTTTTTTAAAGGATTCAACTATATTGAAGCTTTAATTTTTAGTATAATTCTACTTCTATTAATCCCATCAAAAGAAAGATTTTATAGAAAGTCTTCTATTTTAAAAGACAAGCTTTCTCCTACATGGATTTTGCTTACTCTTTCAGTTATTTTATTGAGTATTTTCTTTGGATTATATTCTTTTAAAACTGTTGAATATAAAAAAGAGGTTTTATGGCATTTAGCATTGAATAGACAATACACGCTTTTTTTAAGAAATAGTTTTGTTTCTATATCAATCTTCTGTGTATTTCTAGCCTTCAATTTTTTTAATACAGTCTTAAGTGTCGAAAAAATACCTAGTTCAAAAGTTTTAGAAGATGTTAAAAAAATAATTAATTTAAGTGACAACAGTTATTCAGGACTAGCTTATCTTTCTGATAAATCCATAATTTTTAACAAATCTAAAACATCTTTCATAATGTTTGGAAATACCAATAGCAATCTAATTTCAATGGGAGATCCCATCGGTGATAAAAAAAGTTTCCAAGAAATTATAAGAGAATTTTATAGAATCGGAAGAGAAAGTGGTAAAAATATAGCATTTTATGAAATTTCAAAAGAACATCTAGCAGAATATCTTGAGCTTGGACTTAAAATTATTAAAATTGGAGAAGAAGCTATTGTAAATTTAAGTTCTTATGACATATCTACTCCTACATATAAAAAAATCAGATACACTTTCAATAAGTTTGAAAAACTTAATTATACTTTCAAAGTTGTTGATTCAATAGAGGGGTTCGAAGATGAATTAAAACTTGTTTCTAACAATTGGTTAGAGAATAAAAAAGCTAAAGAGAAAACATTTTCACTTGGACGTTTTGATTTAGATTACTTAAAAAACTTTAAATTAGCTCTTCTGTTTGATGAAAATAATAAGCTTATTGCATTTTCAAACCTTATGTCAACACACGACAAAAATGAAATGGCCATCGATCTTATGAGATACCTTGATTCTGCTCCATCTGGAACAATGGAATATCTTTTTATAAAAATAATAAACTGGTCTAAAGAAAATGACTATAAAAGATTCAGTTTAGGAATGGCACCACTTTCAGGTATATATGGTGGCGAATTGGCACCACTTTGGAATAGACTTAGTGTTTTTCTTTTTAATCATGGTGGAAACTTCTATAACTTTGAAGGATTAAGACAATTTAAAGATAAATTTGCACCTGAATGGGAATCAAAATATCTAGCTTATTCCGGTCATTTTAATCTTGCTTCACTTTTAAAGGATATTGCTTTTCTAATATCCGGTGGACTTCTTGGTATTTTTTCTAAAAAATAA
- the rpmA gene encoding 50S ribosomal protein L27 has protein sequence MLFTLNIQLFAKKKGQGSVKNGRDSNPNYLGVKKYDGEVVKAGNIIVRQRGNKFHAGNNMGCGKDHTLFALIDGYVKFERLGRDKKQVSVYAEKAN, from the coding sequence ATGCTATTTACATTAAATATACAATTATTTGCGAAGAAAAAAGGACAAGGTTCTGTTAAAAACGGAAGAGACTCTAATCCAAATTACCTTGGAGTTAAGAAATATGATGGAGAAGTTGTAAAAGCTGGAAACATCATCGTTAGACAAAGAGGAAACAAGTTCCACGCTGGAAACAACATGGGATGTGGAAAAGATCATACATTATTCGCATTAATCGATGGATACGTAAAGTTCGAGAGATTAGGTAGAGATAAGAAGCAAGTTTCAGTTTACGCTGAAAAAGCTAACTAA
- a CDS encoding ribosomal-processing cysteine protease Prp, whose amino-acid sequence MTKIEISRNNGRVVRYKATGHAEYAEYGQDIVCAAISMAMQFPLGGMQEILGITPRFEIDSDGYLDVDMRGMDFSEKTKEVDVLLNTMILMLKELSKGYPKHIKLVEKEEI is encoded by the coding sequence ATGACAAAGATTGAAATATCAAGAAACAATGGTAGAGTAGTAAGATACAAAGCCACAGGTCATGCAGAATATGCGGAGTATGGGCAAGATATTGTTTGTGCAGCAATTTCGATGGCAATGCAATTTCCGTTAGGAGGAATGCAGGAAATCTTAGGTATAACGCCTAGATTTGAGATTGACTCTGATGGGTACTTAGACGTTGATATGAGAGGGATGGACTTTTCTGAAAAGACAAAGGAAGTTGATGTATTATTAAATACTATGATATTAATGTTGAAAGAACTATCTAAGGGGTATCCTAAACACATAAAGCTTGTAGAGAAGGAGGAAATTTAG
- the rplU gene encoding 50S ribosomal protein L21: protein MYAVIKTGGKQYKVAVGEVLRVEKLNAEVNTTVELTDVLLVSNNGEVKVGTPVVEGAKVVAEVVAQGKGAKVVNFKYKPKTGYHRKKGHRQLFTEIKVTAINA, encoded by the coding sequence ATGTACGCAGTTATAAAAACTGGAGGAAAACAGTACAAAGTTGCAGTAGGTGAAGTATTAAGAGTTGAAAAACTAAATGCTGAGGTTAACACAACTGTAGAATTAACAGATGTTCTTTTAGTGTCAAACAATGGAGAGGTTAAAGTTGGAACTCCTGTTGTTGAAGGTGCTAAAGTAGTAGCAGAGGTTGTTGCTCAAGGTAAAGGAGCTAAAGTTGTTAACTTCAAATACAAGCCAAAGACTGGATATCACAGAAAGAAAGGTCACAGACAACTTTTCACTGAGATCAAAGTTACAGCAATCAACGCATAA
- a CDS encoding toxin-antitoxin system YwqK family antitoxin: protein MKKINIGIGIILLALVGCSALDKQSEEERILLPTVTPKAHDVKISTMIEGEFIPQTDIIHTGQNVSQVETGITEVKLNGIDQVNIGYKQVRNGLAYNGKSTTPFTGTFVTLVGVHKLYTEDYKNGKLNGYKMWFSEAGRTGMKEPYVNGVKNGIQETYFRNTGNIRSRINYVGGRISGEVEWYDNYGGILSKEYLKNGTGPWKSYWDNGKIKDKGNLVGGLPNGEWRTYTQKGELEKITIYKNGSTVSQEWMK, encoded by the coding sequence ATGAAAAAGATAAATATAGGAATAGGAATAATTTTACTGGCTCTAGTTGGTTGTTCTGCTTTAGATAAACAAAGCGAAGAGGAAAGAATTCTTTTACCAACAGTTACACCAAAAGCACATGATGTAAAAATATCAACAATGATTGAAGGGGAATTTATTCCACAAACAGATATAATCCATACGGGACAGAATGTTTCTCAAGTAGAAACTGGAATTACTGAAGTGAAATTAAATGGTATAGATCAAGTAAATATAGGTTACAAACAAGTTAGAAATGGACTTGCTTATAACGGAAAATCAACAACACCATTTACAGGAACATTTGTTACTCTTGTAGGAGTTCATAAGCTTTATACAGAAGATTATAAAAATGGAAAATTGAATGGATACAAGATGTGGTTCTCAGAAGCAGGAAGAACTGGTATGAAAGAGCCATATGTAAATGGAGTTAAAAATGGAATTCAAGAAACATACTTTAGAAATACAGGAAATATTCGTTCTAGAATAAACTATGTAGGTGGAAGAATATCAGGTGAAGTTGAATGGTACGATAACTATGGTGGTATTTTATCTAAAGAATATCTAAAAAATGGTACAGGACCTTGGAAATCATATTGGGATAATGGAAAAATTAAAGATAAAGGAAATTTAGTTGGAGGATTACCTAATGGAGAATGGAGAACTTATACACAAAAAGGTGAACTAGAAAAGATAACTATATATAAGAATGGGTCTACAGTTTCACAGGAATGGATGAAATAA
- a CDS encoding TPM domain-containing protein yields MLKKITIGFIILSTLALGKINDYRGVFSDEDKIKLEQTVKAFEEETGNQFFLNTLEDNEGFEVDSQEKAVILNLIKDKQNINSTLKVQIKISQDLNPEELSTDLTLLLDNAQEYANEKNELQVASNLVEGLQQLFVAEADFNEESENSEQMSMGMKIFLGILLTFLVLWIRIIQVKRKKIKYKLKRR; encoded by the coding sequence ATGCTAAAAAAGATTACAATAGGTTTTATAATTTTATCAACATTAGCTTTAGGGAAAATAAACGATTATAGAGGGGTTTTTTCTGATGAAGATAAAATTAAATTAGAACAGACAGTTAAAGCTTTTGAAGAAGAAACTGGGAATCAATTTTTTTTAAATACTTTAGAAGATAACGAGGGATTTGAAGTAGATTCGCAAGAAAAAGCAGTGATACTTAACTTAATAAAAGATAAGCAAAATATAAATAGTACATTGAAAGTTCAAATAAAAATATCACAAGATTTAAATCCAGAAGAGTTATCCACAGATTTAACGCTACTTTTAGATAATGCTCAAGAGTATGCCAATGAAAAAAATGAGCTTCAAGTTGCAAGCAATTTAGTTGAAGGACTTCAACAACTCTTTGTTGCTGAAGCCGATTTTAATGAAGAAAGTGAAAATTCAGAACAGATGAGTATGGGTATGAAAATATTTTTAGGAATTTTATTGACATTTTTAGTATTATGGATTAGAATAATACAGGTAAAACGAAAAAAAATAAAATACAAGTTAAAAAGAAGATAG